From Cucumis melo cultivar AY chromosome 1, USDA_Cmelo_AY_1.0, whole genome shotgun sequence, a single genomic window includes:
- the LOC103490113 gene encoding kinesin-like protein KIN-7C, mitochondrial, with the protein MASSTSLSRSQRPSTIFPFCSRKSLGLSSASRPNGRPTTPSSTASSRPPSKVSVSPMTTASCNLSPSTPQLDRFDVMKAKENVTVTVRFRLLSVRELNKGDEIAWYADREYTVRNEFNSSIAYGFDYILGRLLKQ; encoded by the exons ATGGCATCCTCCACGAGCCTTTCTAGGTCCCAAAGACCTTCTACCATCTTTCCATTCTGCTCACGGAAGTCTCTGGGGTTGTCGTCGGCCTCCAGGCCGAACGGACGACCTACAACTCCTTCTTCAACAGCGTCTTCGAGACCTCCGTCGAAGGTTTCGGTTTCTCCGATGACAACTGCTAGTTGTAACTTGAGCCCTTCCACTCCTCAACTTGACCGTTTTGATGTCATGAAGGCTAAAGAAAATGTGACGGTCACGGTTAGGTTTAGACTTTTGAG TGTTAGAGAGCTTAATAAAGGAGACGAGATAGCTTGGTATGCGGACAGAGAATATACAGTGAGGAACGAATTCAACTCATCCATTGCTTATGGATTTG aCTACATTTTAGGACGCCTGCTGAAGCAATAA